gttttgatgctccaatgaaattatactAACTTACCCATTGTTAGCattttatggcctatccctggcaTGTTCATCTCTTCACTTGGAGACTCCAGTAATTTTCTACATTACAATCAGTGTCTCTGttcctatttttttcttttcctttgttttttatcTCTGAGCAAGAAATCTGTCTCAAATGGCCACACACATGTGAAATAGTAGCTAAGTTGTGTTCTTTTTCAATCTGAAAGCTGAGTATGTATATAGGCTGGTCTGCATAAGTATGATTGGTGCAGCAGGGTTAGTGTTAAGCCATGCTCCCTGCTTTATCATCGTACCTGGATCTATAAAAGgcattgttttgtgtttttcaaTTACAGAGAAGAGTTTAGTTCTATTCCATTTTATCTGGTTGCACTTTGAAGTAAATTGCCACGTGTCTCCAAGAAACAATATAGCTATAAAGAACAGGTGTGGTAGTGTCGAATCCACACTTTAAATACAGCTTTTTGTCTTTCACGTTGTACAATTTGAAATACTTTTAATTTACTCCTGTCTTTGAAGAGGACAGTCTGCTATGAGAAGTTGCTGGTATCACTGACACATCGTATCTGTTTTCCATGATACATTGTGGAAACAGCAGTGGTTTTCCATGATACATTATGGCAACAGTAGAGTATTTGTAGAGGTAGTCTCTATTCTTTGTATACTCTATTTGTAGGGATAAAAGTCTCTGTGAATTCAGCTGTCCTGCAGCCATCTGATTTTTGCTTTGGCTGAGTTTTTCTTTGCCAGTTACATCTTTGCCTTGTGatttttttggtgtgggttttttttttttttgtgtgtttggggttttttttgttttgctttttggtaGAAAAGCTTTACAGTGATAACCAATAGAGCCAAATGGTGTAGAGTAGTCATGTGTGAATTAGGCAAAGTATTGGGAGCAATTTCATATAACTGAGAAATAAAAGTGGCAGATGATTGGTTTTGCAAAGTGATCAGTAGTGATTGGAGTTCACAAAAACTACTACAAAACTGCTTTGTCAGCAGCTGTTTGCCAAATGTTGTGGTTTGTACAAGAGAGGTATCTAGATGCTGCATTAAGCACTATTAGCTTGTTTGTATATAAAGGCATAGAAGTTAATGACATAACCTTCAGATCTGATTAGCTTGATATTTAGATGATGAGGATCATCATCTGCTCTTACAGTCAGTGTCCCTGTCCTTTTGTGTGTAGTAAGAATATTGATGACAGAAAGGTAGTTAGAAAATTGGTTCAGTATCTCTTCCACTGCATGACTTAGGTGCTCCTTTAGACAGGGAATATCCAAATTCCTTTGGTTTTGACAGTGCTgcagtgttttgttgtttgtttttgatATTGTTACATGCTCAAAAGACTTTCTGAGTTATACTGCATTCCTTTGGGTCTTGGAAAGAATCTTATTCTCTGCTGAGACCTATTCTCAATTGATGAGAGATCTGCATTGTCCTGAACCGTACAAGTGAACCCATTGAGAGCTGTACGATAAAGAGTGCACTTCTGTGTGGAGTTGAGCCAATCGAtattctgctgctgccaaaagAGAGAATCATGTTCCCCCATTCTCCATCCATCCCATATGCCAACTGTGCAGTCTTGTTTTTCAGTCCTTCCACACGCCAACTCAAGTGTGGGTTATGCTTTGTGTTGTGTTGCTCTGACTTGTAATAAAGGACAGAAGATTTCTGTACTGATGATGGGAGAACAAATAGCTTTCTGTCAACTTAGCATTTACTGTGTTTGAGCAAAGAGCAAATACCAGGGCTTTGCTGTTGGAGAGCTGTTTTTTATCTCATGTTTCTCAAAACCAAATCCTTATGCTGCATCCCAAAACAGTAatacagtcccttccaatcattGATATGTCTACCTGTGCTGGTTTAACACATTCTGCTTTCCGTCAGCACAGAAGTTAGGGAAAAGTAGCATCCAAAAAATCCTCTCCAGGTTGATATAAAGAGTTGAGATAAAAGAGTTTATTATAAATGGGGCAGTACAGTGCAGTTACCTTGGCCTACCTTGCAGAAAAGAAAACTCAGTgaagtgcagaagcagcagcagaagccagtgaccTACCCCCCtaacctgcagcccagcccaatGGAAAAAGCCCCTGCCCCCAAGCCCATAAAATTTAAAGCAGTGTCTGGAAACATGTTGCAGCCTGAACTTCAGGCCCCatacactttcattttgaagctggcatgatacTGAATATCAGAAACATTCAACTGAACACATGACACTACCTCTTTTGCTCTGCCAGTTTATCAGCCCCCTTAGTAGGTGACCATTGTTATACCTCAGCAGAAGGTTTGCTTCTGCTGTGGTTTTAAGTTAGCTGCTATGTGCAAAGGATGTAGTGGTGACATGCAGCAGAAAGGAGGGGCAAAGAGGAATGAGGTGGCAGTTGATGAGCTAGATCAGCTGAACTCAGTTTTGTGGAGCTGCACGCTGCATTCTTGCATCTTAGCTAATCATAGATACATCTTTGACTGAAGTCTTCGAGTGAGAGCAATTGCTGTGTTCTTCAGGTTTTGATTTATTTGAGACATCGGTGGCTTGAGTTTCAGAGAGTCCTGAAAACAAAGCTGCTTTAAAATGTCTTCAGAAGCCAGACCAAACAGGCCCAGAACTCTGTCAATTTTGAAAACACAGTTAGGATCCTGGTTCTTTATGTCGTGCTGGGGCTGTGGTAAGGAAGTTATGTTGGTAACAATGTTAAGAATTTTTAAGTGCACCTCTCTTTCTTGTTATTTCTAGACTGAAGAATTTGCAGAACAGCCAGAAGATCCActaccacctcctcctccaccaccaccgccaccaccacctccgCCGCCAGCCGCAGCTCCAGCGCTACCGCCGTCTCCGTCAACTCCTCCTTTCCATTTGTCTCAAATAGACGCCAGATTTGTCGACCCCGGTATTGGATTATTGatgcctcctctccagaccccgAGCAATCTTGCTGTTTTTTGTGATCACAACTATACAGTAGAGGATACAGTCCACCAGCGGAAAAGGattcagcagctggaggaacaGGTTGAAAAACTGCGGAAAAAGCTGAAGACGGCACAACAGCGATGCCGGCGTCAGGAGAGACAAATTGAAAAACTGAGAGAGATCGTTCAgttccagaaagaaaaagacatctTGGCAGGGAAGGGCTATGTGATTCTTCCCAATGACTATTTTGAAGTTGTAGAGGTACCTGCCTAGAAGCCACGAACGTCGCTTTTCACTTTTCTAGGCCAACAAATTTtatttaaacaacaacaacaacaaaaaaccaccccaacacctaaATGCTCTCTCTAAGTCTGTGTAACACTCTCCAGAACCCTAGAGCAGTAAACAAGCAGTCGTACAAATGAGATCACTCTTTTTgtctggttggttttgttttgttcccttCATTTGTCACTTGGGTTAGATACAGTTCTAATATATTGAGAACAGAGGCGTATCAGGAATTAGAATACGCATTTAGTTTTATGAAATCCAAATTGCTTTACAGAAGGAAACAATGCAAAGTTGAGTGCATGTAAAGtctgcatttgttttctttctttttttaattttttttttaattagttttgttgtttgttttggtggtggaGGGACATGTGTgcgtttgtttgtttctttggtttttttttgtttcacaaTGGTTGTCCTATGCTTACATGAAATGGGGAACTGAATCTGGCCAGCAACGGGATATGATGTCATTGCACGCTTTAGTGCAAAGCATTGTCAAAGCATTTGATGTTTGGTGATCTCCTGGAAGTAGTTTTCACTGATTTCAGAAGGGGCAGAATTAGCCCAGCTAAGAACACCTTGAAGTGCTacagaaagacaaagaaaagatCCACATTTCAGTCTGGGAAAACTTCCAACCTCGGTTGGCTATGCCTTCAAAGCACTGCAACAAAATCTAATTCCCCTATCCCTTTGGTGAGGAGTGTAAACAAACCTCTTCATTGGGAGTAACCTTTCACCATGTGTGGGAGATCAGAATTCATTAGCATAGCTGAAAACAGCTGTAGAAGAGGTCTAGGTTGTGAGGGCACTTAAAAGTACTCCTGAAGTGCAGTGCTGATCAGAGCATGCATGTTACTGGACTGCTGGCAGGGTCAAGAAAGCAGGGTACTGTTCAGGGTGACTGCATTTTGAAAGTACCCTGATAATGTACAGCTGGCAATACGCTTGAGTGGGAACCTCTCATAAACACTGCAAAGAGCAGAATGTTGTTCTGACCTGTGAGATTGTGGATCCTAACTCACATCTCAACTGTATGTAGCTTCAGGAAACAAAGAGGTTTTTTAACTTATCTAATCCAGTTAACGGGCATTTATGGAATTAGACTTTGGGAGTTGCTTGGTGCTAGACTGGTTTTTAATATCTCAAATGCTGCTGCGTCTTCTTCAGCCTTATTATGATTCTTCCTTAATAGCATGAGAAAGTAGTGCAGCACTTTGCACTTACTGTCTCAAAAGTCATCTGTTCAATGAACTCATTGAAAATCAGAGAAAACTGCATCATGCTGGCCCTATTGTAGCCTTCACAGCTGAAACTCCTGGATATATTGCACAAGGAAGATTACTTTTCTCAGTCCATGTCAAACTTGTTTGTAGTGTGGGTTCTAGCTCTGATGTTAATCAAACTCTGTCTGCGATGGCTGTAAAGGCTTCCTTTAATCTCCTGTTAGCATGACATTATGAAATGTTTTTAACCAGTCTTGATACTTCTGACCTCACTCTTGCTGTGTATCTACTTTCCCTGTCATTTCATGTACTTAAGGTGAACAGAAAATGCTGAAGCATCCTCTTGTGTACATTTATTATAactgattaaaaataaaaagcaaatggTGTGTTAGATTTTTTAACTGCCTCTTACATTTTTTTTATTCCCCACCCAGATTTTGCCAAAACCTAGCTTGATGCTTTTTAGTCTTTTGTGGTCTAGTAGCTTCCAGGTTTAGTAGCTGGGGTTTTCTCACAATGGTGCTGTTTTGTCACAGAACCTTGCTGTTGTTCTGCTTTATGCTTGAAAATGCTCAAATTCAAAAAgtgacaagggaaaaaaatatatttcaaCAACAGTTACTGTGCTGTTGGTATGTGTGGCCAGATAGCAGgttgtttctgttttctcttcaaAATACCCTCTCTTCTTCAACTTTAGGAGTTTAAAATGTGGCTTGCTGAGGCACAGTGTCTTGCTGCAAAAGTACACTCTAGTCTTGGTGGTGCTCCTGCCGCCCCTTCACTCCCTGTTCCATTTGGCTGTCAcaaaattaatcaggttggaaaagacctttgagatcattgagtccaacctatcacttaacaACTTGTtattaactaaactatggcactaagtgcctcatccaccctccttttaaacacctccagggtcggggactctgccacctccccaggcagcccatcccaatgcaaatcccttctgctgtgaagaacttttttctaacccccaacctaaacctgccttggcacagatTGGggttgtgtcctcttgctctgttgttggaccaacctcacctgactacaactcccttcaggcagttgtagacagcaatgagatcttccttgagcctcctcttctccagtctgaacacccctatctccctcagcctctcttcacaaggctgttctccagccccttcaccagccttggtatTTATTCATTTTGATACTCAGGACTCTCAGCACCTGCTCagtaatttttaataataataggtTCTGTGCAACAGTCATGAAGACATTATACAAAGAATAAACAGAATCTAGAACATTTGAGAAATAAGTAGCAATAATGCAAACACTGAACTCAATTCAACTGGACAGAGGTTCTTGCTGTCAATTGTACCGCTTGTGCAGTAGAGGCACTCAAGAATCTCCCATCTGCCTACAGCAGAAGGCCACTTGGAATTAGGGAATTTACAGGGTTTTGTTAAAGAGGCCTTTGTATATTTACTCACAGATAGTAATCTCTGAATTCCTGGGACTAACTACAGTTCCCAGGCAGTActcaaacacttgcagggagttctgttggtgtcttgacagccattgagaggcttctaaatcttcccaggctcttatCAGGAGTGCTGGGAAGAAAACAGGTGATCTCTGATCTGATTCTGGTTCTTCTTGGCTCCAGGCTTGTCATGGAGGCttgcaggtgcaggcagggtgtcttgcagatgtgcagtccTAGTATAGTGTCATGCCAGCTAAGCAAGCCTTAGGTGTGAAGACACCTAAAGCCTATTCCCTCACAAACTTGAGCAAGGCAGCTTCCAGGTATACAAACCCAAAGCATCAGGACTTGTTTTTATGCAGCAGGACTAGCTTCTAGCTTAGCAGAGCATAGCAGGATAAAgtggcagtgaggcagaagctcaTTAAGGCAGAGCAatggcagaagcagagagcacattAAGCCAAAGGTGCTACCGTAAGCAGGTTGTCTTTACTTGCTCATGTCcttttatcaatacaggctgagtCTAATGGTCATTTGGCCACAGATCAGCtgatcagaatggcactttgccaagcttaaccatattaggtgaagtcagggcttGCCTTTACCTTTATAGAGCAGAACACAAGTGTATAAACACCTATAGGCACCCTGTAAACAAGTTTGGACAGACATAAAGGCAACAGggccttttgtcttcctttcttgTGGTTGCTTCTTCCATGAGCCgaggaagggagagcagaaaacatgtctgggcaaggacatgtttaggcctaaTTTGGGCTATTTTTGCCTTCTACAACAACTTAAGAAAaaagttatcaggagtagttagcatggatttaccaaggggaaatccatgactaacctgatagcattctgtgatgctgtaaccCACTCCTtaaacaggatcacaggatgttaggggttggaagggacccaaagagatcatcgagtccaaccccccatgtTTACCTAGATAAGTAGCTCCTAccagagacagcaggcaggagggagaagagaggaggatgagttggccttgctgccagcttgtaaagagatagcagaattatgggattgaataatgACATTACATTTTCCTGTGCCCTCCCTCTGGACTCCTCTAGTCCCTAGAGGACTTTTAACTCTATGCTTcctaaacagaatcacagagctacagaaatttagaggctggaagggacctccagagataatccagcccaacccccctgccaaggcagcatcacccagggcagtttgcacaggaatgcatccaggcagggtttgaaagtctccagagaaggagactccacaatctctctgggcagcctgctccagggctctgtcaccctcactgtaaagaagtttctcctcatgctgaggtgaaatatctgttccaatttgtagccaccactccttgtcttatcactgctcactgcagaaaCCTGCAACAGTCACTTACTGCTTGTACTGGCCACAGCTGGTACCTCAATACAGCAGAGGTTCTGTAAacagctgaaaagaaaaaaagcagaaaaagaaaaagaaaaaaaacaacaaaaaaggaaaaaaagaaacaagaaaaaagataaaagaaaaaaagatggaaaaaagatgaaagaagaaagaaaaaagaaatataaaataaaaaagagaaaaagataaaagaaaaaacacttaaaaagaataaaaaaggaaaaaaaaatcttaagggtcaaagaaaaaagggaaaaaaagaaaaaagagaaaagaaaaaagaaaagaaatataaaagaaaaataaaaaagaaaaaggaaaaagaaaaaaatgagaaaaaagaaaaagtataaaagaaaaaagaaaaaaagacaaaagaaaaagaaatataaaaaagacagaaaaaaggtaaaaaacatttaaaaaagaaaagataaaaaaggaACAAGAAAATATAGAAGAAAAAGatagaaaaaagataaaagaaaaaaggaaaaaaaaaacaagaaaagagagaaaagacaaaAGACAAAAGacatataaaagaaaaaaagtaaaaggaaaaaggaaaaaaaacaagaaagaagaaaaaaaaagagaaaagaaaaaaggaaaagggaaaaaaaagcaagaaaaaaaccaaaagaaaaaagaaatacaaaagaaaaaaaaaaaggaaaaacattgaaaaagaaaaataaaataaatgagagaaaagaaaaaaggaaaaaggaaaaaagcaagaaaaaaacaacaaaagaaaaaagaaatacaaaagaaaaaaaaaggaaaaaattgaaaaaaaaaataaatgagagaaaagaaaaaagaaaaaaacaagaaaaaagaaaaatataaaaggaaaaaagaaaagagagaaaataaaaatattttaaaaaacagaaaaaagggggaaaaaagaaaaatatagaaaaaaaagaaaaaagatgaaaaaaacaaacagaaaaaaagacaaaagaaaaacgAAAAAGAAACCAGAGTTATTGGGAGttaaaaagcagcagtgggaaCACAGAATGGCAGGTGCCTGTCTTATTCCCCATGCCATTTAAATGCCTGTAACCACACTCTGCTGAAGCCTATATGTTTTTTTCAAGAGAGGAATTCAGGGAAGGTAGAGTGCAGCAAAATCAGAAAGAATGTTCCATCCTTAAAATCTGGACGGGCAGATTTGTTTTGAAGAGGACTGATGCTTCAACAAGCAGACATTAGAGCTGCTTCTAAAATGAGAGGGTTGGCTGGCACTCTGCTGTTGCTCCAGTTTCCCTCTTGCCATGGAAGGGTGTCTGACCTGTGTGCATTGTTtcttctatcacagtatcacagtatcatcagggttggaagagacctcacagatcatcaagtccaaccctttaccacagagctcaaggctagaccatggcaccaagtgccacgtccaatcctgccttgaacagccccagggacggcgactccaccacctccccaggcagcccattccagtgtccaatgactctctcagtgaagaactttctcctcacctccagcctaaatctcccctggcgcagcttaaggctgtgtcctcttgttctggtgctggccacctgagagaagagagcaacctcctcctggccacaaccacccctcaggtagttgtagacagcaataaggtcacccctgagcctcctcttctccaggctaaacaaccccagctccctcagcctctcctcgtagggctgtgctcaaggcctctccccagcctcgtcgcccttctctggacacactcaagcatctcaatgtccctcctaaactggggagcccagaactgaacacaggactcaaggtgaggtctaaccagtgcagagtacaggggcagaatgacctccctgctcctgctggccacaccattcctgatgcaggccaggatgccactggctctcttggccacctgggcacactgctggctcatgttcaggtgggtatcaatcagcacccccagatccctctctgtctgtctgctctccagccactccgaccctagcctgtatctctgcatggggttgttgtggccaaagtgcagcaccctgcacttggagctattgaagcagtacaggaaaaaaaatggtagTGACAAATTCTCATTTTTTGCCCCCACAAAACGCACATCCCTTGTGTttgaaatatcccagctaggcagGGAAGGCTAACACTTTTCAAAGGTGCAAGCAGAGAAACAGAATGggttttaggaagggcagatcctgcctttctaacctgatctccttctatgatcaggtgactgcttggtggatgtggggaggcctgtggatgtgctctatctggacttcagcaaggcctttgacactgtcccccacagcaaactgctggctaagctgtcagcccatggcttggatggcaacactctgtgctgggttaggaactggctggagggccggacccagagagtggtggtgaatggtgccacatccagctggcggctgtcactagtggtgtccctcagggatcagtgctgggccccatcctctttaacatcttcatagatgatctggatgagggcatggagtcagtcatcagcaagtttgcagatgacactaagctgggggcagatgtggctgggttggagggcagaagggctctgcagtgggaccttgaccacctggacagatgggcagagtccaatgggatggcattcaatagctccaagtgcagggtgctgcactttggccacaacaaccccatgcagagatacaggctggggttggagtggctggagagcagccagacagagagggatctgggggtgctgattgatacccacctgaacatgagccagcagtgtgcccaggtggccaagagagccagtggcatcctggcctgcatcaggaatggtgtggtcagcaggagcagggaggtcattctgcctctgtactctgcactggtcagaccacaccttgagtgctgtgttcagttctgggccccccagtttaggagggacattgagatgcttgagcgtgtccagagaagggcgacgaggctggggagaggccttgagcacagccctacgaggagaggctgagggagctgggattggttagcctggagaagaggaggctcaggggtgaccttattgctgtctactactacctgaggggtggttgtggccaggaggaggttgctctcttctctcaggtggccaacaccagaacgagaggacacagcctcaggctgcgccaggggagatttaggccggaggtgaggagaaagttcttcactgagagagtcattgggcactggaatgggctgcccggggaggtggtggagtcgccgtccaaggcaggattggacgtggcacttggtgccatggtctagccttgagctctgtggtaaagggttggacttgatgatctgtgaggtctcttccaaccttggtgatactgtgatactgtgatcaatgtgtacaagtatctgaggggtggaggtcaagtgcctggggccaatctctttctggtggtcagcagcaataagccaaggagcagcagctacaaagtggaacagagaaggtttcagctcaccatgaggagaaacttctttacagtgagggtgacagcgccctggagcaggctgtccagagaggttgtggagtctccttctctggagacttcgaaactctggatgcattcctgtgtgcactactctgggtgatgctgccttagcagggaggttggactgaatgatctctggaggtcccttccaacctctaggattctgtgattccaaaggGCAAATTCCATTCTGAATCTAGGAAGATGGAAAATGAAGTAGTTGCTTGGGTAAAACTGAACCCACAGCAGTTTGTAAGTCCATTTCAAAAGGCTTCTATCACACGTTTCTCTGGAGTGAGGCAGTTACTCCTCAATGCCCTTTAGTTTTGCTTCTTTCCTGAGCTGTGTTTCAGGTTTTGGTCTATACACTTACCTGTTTCCTGCCAGCTTACACCTTTGGCAGGGTGGAGAGGGATGTGTTGGGCTCTTACTTAGTTTTAGCAGTCAAAACACAGTCTGACAAAGCCTCTTGATGCCTACAGTCTGCCGTGGTTGCAAATTGGGGTCTGTAATTCCTGCTGTTATAAACACAGCAGACTATTTGATATACTTCAGCTATAATAATGCCAAAGAAGCACACATAATTTAaaaagatgatgatgataatggtAATTGCTGTTAAGGATTTCTCTTTATGCCTGTTTGATGCTTTCAACAGAAATTTAATCTTCCTATGTAGCTCTTTTGAGGGGGAAACTGCAGCATTTTGTTGTGCAAACCAGGCTGAAGCCCTCATAGTGT
Above is a window of Pogoniulus pusillus isolate bPogPus1 chromosome Z, bPogPus1.pri, whole genome shotgun sequence DNA encoding:
- the THAP1 gene encoding THAP domain-containing protein 1, which translates into the protein MVQSCSAYRCRNRYDKEKPISFHKFPLTRPDLCKKWEAAVKRKNFKPTKYSSICSEHFTPDCFKRECNNKLLKENAVPTIFCYTEPSEKTEEFAEQPEDPLPPPPPPPPPPPPPPPAAAPALPPSPSTPPFHLSQIDARFVDPGIGLLMPPLQTPSNLAVFCDHNYTVEDTVHQRKRIQQLEEQVEKLRKKLKTAQQRCRRQERQIEKLREIVQFQKEKDILAGKGYVILPNDYFEVVEVPA